CTAAGCCCCTTGTTCGCTGAGATTTGGCACGGTTTCTGGGGGTTTGAGGCCCCAAATTGAGATGCCTAAAACACCTCTAGGTTCAACACATAGCGACCTAAAGGCAAATTCTGGGCCCAAAGCTCATATTCCAAACGCACCCAATCGGGAACCGGCCGGCCCGACAGAGTGAGGCTGCGGGTGAAGTTGCGGAGGCGAATTTGTTCGTAGCCCTGGTCTGTGGCTTCCTGGAGCCAATAGCGACTGATGCCATAGACCCCCCGTTCCCACAGGTGGCGGTAGTGGAAACCGCTGGCGCTTTGCATCGTTAACACAGCCCGCTGGGGGGAAAGTTCCAGCCACAAGCTGCGATCGCCCTGGGGTTCCGCATTGGCCGCATAACCGGGCATCAGCACCGGTTCGATCGCCTTCACTGCCGGTTCCGCCAGCAGAATATGGAAGCGATCGCGCTCATTTTCGTAAATCGTGGCGGAAGTTTCGATCGAGGCGGCCGTTGGTAAATCTAACGACAACAGCGACAGGCTAATCGGACGGCGGTGACGAATCGGCGACATAGGTTGCGGCCTTGTTGGCTCAGGAGAAGCATCACGCGCAAAACCCGGAAAGCGATAGGATTGTCGGGCGAGCCTGGGCGATGGGTTTGCCAAGCCTTTAGGGCCCGGTAAGCCAATCACTGCCTAGGGCAATTCTGCCTGTGGCAATTCTCCCGGCGCGATCGCGAGTCCGAACCCTGTCGATTTTCCGATGCTCCACCCGATCGTAACATCCGAATTTGTAAACGCCCGCCAACGGCTGATCCTTTCTCCCACTGCCGAGGGCTGCCCCCTCGTGGGTCGCGTGCGGATCCCCGGCGACAAGTCCATTTCCCACCGGGCCCTGATGCTAGGGGCCTTGGCGGAAGGGGAAACAACCATTGAGGGCCTGCTGTTAGGCGAAGATCCCCGCAGTACCGCCGCTTGCTTCCGAGCCTTGGGAGCCGAAATCAGCGAGCTGAACACCGATCGGGTAACCGTGCGCGGCATTGGCATCGGCAATCTGCAGGAGCCGATCGGGGTGTTGGATGCGGGCAACTCGGGCACAACCCTGCGGCTAATGTTGGGCATTTTGGCTTCCCATCCCGATCGCTTCTTTACAATTACGGGCGATGACTCCCTGCGATCGCGGCCCATGGGTCGGGTCGTGAAGCCCCTGACCCTGATGGGGGCACAAATTTGGGGCCGCCGTGACAACACCCTCGCGCCTCTGGCCGTGCGGGGTCAGGCCCTCCAGCCCATTCATTACCAATCCCCGATCGCCTCAGCCCAAGTCAAATCCTGCATTTTGCTGGCAGGGTTGATGACCGAAGGACAAACCACCGTCAGTGAACCGGCCCTGTCGCGCGACCACAGCGAGCGAATGTTGCGGGCGTTTGGGGCGGAAGTGATCGTGGATCCGGACACCATCAGCGCCACGGTGGTCGGCCCGGCCAAGCTCCATGGCCAGCGGGTAATCGTGCCCGGGGATATCAGTTCAGCGGCCTTTTGGCTGGTGGCGGCGGCGATCGTGCCCGGCTCTGACCTGACGATCGAGAACGTGGGCATTAACCCCACCCGCACCGGTATCCTCGACGTGCTGCACCAGATGGGAGCCAACATCACCCTCGAAAACGAGCGCGACGCGGCGGGCGAACCAGTGGCAGATTTGCGGGTGCGCTATGGGCCCCTCAACGGTTGCGAAATTAGCGGGGCCCTGATTCCTCGGTTGGTCGATGAAATCCCCATTTTGGCCGTGGCGGCAACCGTGGCCCAAGGCAAAACCGTAATTCGCGATGCGGAAGAGTTGCGCGTGAAGGAGAGCGATCGCCTGGCGGTGATGGCGGCGGCCCTGCAAAAAATGGGGGCCCAGGTGACGGAACAGCCGGATGGGCTGGAAATTGCCGGCCCGGTGCAATTGCGGGGGGCCGATGTGGACAGCCACACGGATCACCGAATTGCCATGAGCCTGGCGATCGCGGCGTTGGTGGCCCAAGGAACAACCACCATCGATCGGGCAGAGGCGGCGGCCATTTCCTATCCGGACTTTGTGCCCACCCTGGAGCGGCTCACCCAAGGTTAATCGGCCTGCAAGTGGATCAAACCCATCGATCGGGCGGGTGAGCCGGTTATGGTGAGTCAGTCAACTGATCGAGATCGGGCAGGTTGATCAGGCAGATTAATCAAGCCGAGTTGGATCGCGCCCCAACCGCCAGGCTACGGCGCGTGATTTCCAAATACACCGCCTCCAGACCCACGGGCTGACGGGCCAAGCCATCGATCGGCAGGCCCGCCAGCCGCTCCAGCAACTCCGGCAAACTGAGGGACTCCGGCAACCACAACACCAGTTCCCCCCCAGCTTCCCGCCAAGGCCAGCCCAGTTGCTCCACCCGTTCAATCGTCCCGGCACGATCGGCCGTCGTTACCCGCACCAACTCAGCGGCGGGAATGGTCGATCGCAGTTCCGCCAAAGTTCCCTCCAGCGCGATCGCCCCCTGGCTCAAAATTCCAATTCGATCGCACAGGCGCTCCGCCTCCTCCAGCAAATGGGTGGTCAGCAGCACCGTCAAACCCTGCTTTTTCAGATCCCGAATCATGGCCCACAGGTCATAACGGGCTTCCAAATCCAAACCCGCTGTGGGTTCATCCAAAATCACCAACTTGGGCCGATGCACCAGGGCGATCGCCACATTCAACCGCCGCTGCATCCCGCCGCTGAGGGTTTCCACGGGACTATCGGCGCGATCGGTTAAGCCCACCCAAGCCAAGCACTGAGCCAAACGCGATCGCCGTTCCGATTGCCGCAAACCATACAAACTGGCAAAAAAATCTAAATTCTCAGCACAGGTCAGGCTTTTGTAGAGCAAGTTGTCCTGGGGGGCAATTCCCAACCAGTGGCGGGGAGCCTGGGCCAAGGGGCGATCGCCCAACCACAACTCACCCCCATCAGCCACCAACAGGCGACCCAGGATATTAATCGTCGTGCTTTTGCCCGCACCGTTGGGGCCCAGCAGCCCATAAATTTCGCCCGGTCGCAAGGACAAACTCAGTCCTCGCAATACCGGGCGATCGTCATAGGATTTAGTTAACCGTTCAATTCGCAACATGCTGCGCTGAACCCATGCGGATAATAGGACTTGAACCTACACGCCTTGCGGCACTAGAACCTAAATCTAGCGCGTCTACCAATTCCGCCATATCCGCTTAAGCCCAAATATCATAGCAAAATCCCCCCACTTCGGCAATCGTCATTTCATGCCAGTTGGGGAAGCCGTCACCGGTTCCGCACCGGCCGCGCCACAATCACATAATCATCCAGACCGTAATTCAGATCAAAGGTTGCACCAGCATAATCCCGCCGTAGACGACTAATCCTAGACTGCGGAGGCAAATTTTTAATCGCAAATTGTTTGAACTCTTGTTTGCCTAAGGGAGATCGCTGACCGGTGGAATTGAGATAGCAATACCACTCCAAATCAAGATTCAGCATTCGCAAAAACGTGATGACGGCAGCTTTTTCTTGGGTATCCGTCAGCGATCGATTATTGAGTCCTTGAAAGGATCGAAACTTTTTATCTTGAATCACGAATAACACATAGCCCGCATCGCTCAAGCCATGGCTAATGATGCGCTGATATTGTTGTAGAAAAATTGCACGCTCCACGGAATCCCAGGGGAAGCAATGGGCGATTGTGATCCAATCAAAAAATTTCTGTGGCAACTGTGATCGGGAATCTTCCTGAAGGTTGAGCGTTTTGAATTGGATATAACTTTGGTCACTCATTCCCATTGCCAGAGACCATTGCCTCAGCAGTTGATGCCCAATATCTTGAAAGGCAGATTGACAGTCAACAGAGCAATAGTTCAAGACCTGATCGGGCGATCGTACCTCTGGATCAAGCAATTCCCGCAACAACAACAGCCCAAACAGCGTTGTTCCTGGCCCCGCCGCTAAGTCCAGAATTCGAGGTTGTCTTGGTAATTGTCGACGTTCATAAATCAGTAGCCAACTAATAAAGAGACAGAGGGTATTTTCTAGAAAATATTCTAATAAATAAGCTTCCGCAGAATATTGGAAGCAGTACGTGGGACTTGCTCCACCTTTTAGCAATCGTAAATCTCCTAAAGCATCCCTGAGAGCCTGCTTTTGAGCCGATGTCTTCCGGGAAGGAAGTCGTTGCTCAAGGTGTTTCGTTAGGATGATCTCCAGAGGGTGAAACACCGCCTCCGGCAGCCCGGTGGTTTGCCACAATCCCTGGTCGATCGCCCGTAGCTTCAGTTGTTGTTTTAGGTCTTGGCAGCAATCGGGATTTGGCTCGCAATAGGGGGAAGTTTGGGCGGCGGCGCGTTGGGCCTGTTGTAGGGTTTTGAGCTGCGATCGCGTTTCGCGTAAATCCTGCTCCTGTTGCAGAAAGTCTACACAAAGCTGCGCCAAAGGTGACTGAACTGAACCGCGCTGTTGCCGTTGTGCAATTAGCAGTCGCACCTGGCGAAAATCTCGCCGCTGGAGGGCCGCCGCCAATTGACGATCGCTCCACCATTGCCGCAGGACTTCAATCATAGCCAAATCCCGCTTGACGTTCACAAAGCTCTAGATCATATTGCCCTTCAGCAATTAAGCGTAAAATATCATTTTTAAGCAGCTCATAATGTTTTTCTTCACAGTCGTACCACCAAGCAAAGCGCTGTTTTAGGGCTGTAGCGATGGGGCGGGTAGAAGCCTGGCGCATCCGATTGCCCCGATCGGGATGGAAGGGTTGCAACACCACCCGATCGGCAATGGCCAACCGCTGCACCAATCTGGGCAAATCGGCCGGCTCCGTGGGCAACAGCGGTGTGAGGGTGACGGATAGTTTGGGAATATAAACGTCGTGATCAGGTGATAGGGCAATGCCATAGCGAAAATGCTGCAACGCCTGAAACCGAGAAGTAATGCTGGGCGATCGCTCCTCAAACACCCGCCGCACAGTCTCGGAACCGGTGGGAATACTCATGTTGATTCGCAACCGCTGGAACCGCTGCAACAGATCGAGATCACGCACGATCGCCGGGCTGCGAGTTTGGATCACGAGTGTCGGTTGATAGGGAAGCAGGGTTGCTAATAGGGCCCGTGTGAGTTGGGTTTTTGCCTCGATCGGCTGGTAGGGATCAGTGCTAGTACTCATATAGATGCTGGGCGGTTGGTCGTGATGCCGAAACCAGCGTTCTAGCTCTTTTTCCAGCACCGCCACGGCGTTGGTTTTAACCACCACCCAATTGCCCCAATTATCCCGCCACCGAGCCGTAGGGCTAAAAGCTGCCGCATAGCAGTAGGTGCAAGCGTACTGACAGCCTTGGTAGGGATTGAGCGTAAAGTCGTAGGCTCCGATGAAGCCAGATGCGGGCATCAGCAGCGATCGGGCTTGGGTTTGATAGACCTGGGCTGTGCCAAAGGCAGCACCCGACGGCGGCGCGGGTGATCGAGCAGGAAATTCCGGCAGAGCAGTAAAGTCGGCCATCGCTCAAAAATCTCAGAATCAATCGACTCATCATCCGTCGATAAACTTGCGCCAGTTTATGCAATTTCAACCCGGTCGGATGCCAACCCACATCCCCTGCGCTAAGCATGGTCGATCGCCTTGAGGGCGGTGTATTGGGGTTCAGCAATTTTGTTTGCTGCAAATAGGGTGTCGGCAATTTCGCCAAGGGTGAGCACCGCGTGCGATCGATAGCCTTTGGCGGCCAAACGTTCCTTGGCTCCCGTGTTGTGGTCAATGAACACCACCAAATCAGTGACCCGCAGCCCCACCGATTCCAACTTGCCAATTCCCTCGATCGCGCTTTTGCCGGAAATCAAAATGTCATCCACCACCACCGCCGTTTCGCCAGGGGTGAAATTTCCTTCCACCACCCGCTGAGTGCCGTGGGCCTTCACTTCCTTGCGCGGAAAAATCATGGGGCGGTTCAGGTGCAAGGCCAAGCCGGTGGCCGTGGGCAAGGAGCCGTAGGGAATGCCGGCCAGGCGATCGAATGTTAGGGGAGCCACCCGATCGGCATAGGCCAACAGGATTTTGTGAAAGACTTGGGGATTCGAGATGATTTGCCGCAAGTCCACGTAATAGGGAAAGGTGGCCCCGGAGGCCTGCACATAGTCACCAAACAGAATGCAACCCAAGTCGAAGAGCTGCACAATCAATTCCGCGTGGGGATGGGCGCTGGTGTTGGTGCTGGCGGGCGCGGGCAACCAAAGGGGGCAGGCTTCCGCGATCGGCCCGCAAACGGCCGTCTGAGCTTGGGTGAGTCGATCGCGCAGTTGCATAATCTGGCGACGGGGTTCCGGGTGGCTGAGGGCCGCCCGAGGCACCAGCACAATCAATCCATCACCATCGGCCGCCAGGCCCGCTTGCAGGGTTTGGCGCAGATTGGCATCCAGTCGATCGCCCGTGGCCGCGTCCAGGTCTTGGCTGTAGTCCACCGTTGCCAGCCCCGCCCCTGACCAAGCCCCCCGCAACAAAATGGGCGCTTCTGGAGCCACCGCCCGCAGCCGCCGCAAGATTTCCGGATCCGCCGCTTCCAGTTCCAAGCCCATTTGGCTGGGAATGCCCCAGGTTTGCACCTCGCGGGCCAAGCTGAGGTAGCGGGGTTCGGCCTCGGGGGCCGGGTCTTGCAAAACGCGGGCGGAGGGGTTTTCGGTGTAACACAGGGCAAAAAGGGCGCGATCGGCTTGGAGCAAAAAGGGCGCGGCATGGTCTTGGCCCGAAAAGGGCACGATCGTTACGGCATCCACCTGCCAGCGATCGAACGCTGTGCGGGCAAACAGGCCGCTGTTGATCCAGTCCGCATGTTTGGCATCCAAAATGACGGGCAATTCTGCCGGAATCCTGTGCCGCAACAGGTCTTCTAATAGGGCCAAGCCCGCCGCCCCAAATAGCAAATAGGGATCGATCGCCACCTTATAGGCACAAACCAAATCTGCCGTTTGGGCCACCATCGTTCGCAGCCAGTCTCCCAAGGCCGTCAGGGGGCGATCGACTCCGGCCGCAATGTCGGCCACAGCCGCTTCCAAAAAGTCAGAACTCGGATCCAAACTGAGGCATAGCAAACTCCCGCGCGATTGGGTCGCCCGGTGTAATTTATCGATAAATGTCATAGGAATCGCAGGGAAATCTCAACAGAAATTTCAGAGAATGTCTGAAAAGGAGCTTAGATTATTGGCAAAACACCTGAACCCGGATCACCGGCTAAGAAGCTTTGAATTGTAGAGAGTTAGGCCCCTCCGCTCCGTCAATTGCCATACGGACAGAATGCCCCGGAGTGGCCCAGGGTTCCCTGGTTAATGGAGTAGGATAGGGGCACTTTTTCCGCTGAGCGCCGTTGTGGATGGGCCGGGGATTTAACCTTGGGGTTGAATTCAGGAATTCCAGTCAACGGTGCTGGCTTTGGGCGTTGCGCGCGCCGCTAAATCTTCACCCTGCGGGGCACGTTGTCGATGGAGTATTGCGAGTTTTTGCTGCAAAAGGAGGGCGATCGGGCTTGGTTGCCACTGGAGTCGCCCAGCGTCGAAGTTTTGGAAGGACGCTATCGCCTGATTGCCCGATCGAGCTATCCCGATGCGGCAGTGGAAATTCGTGTGGGCTACCAGCCGGATGGGGCGATCGGGGGCACTAGCCAACGCACCCAGTCCCGATCGGCCCAAACCAATGTCAATGGGCTGGTGGTGGTGATTCCGTTCACGGTGTTGCGGCCGGGGCTTTGGGAATTTAGCTGTCGGCAATCGGTGGGCGAGGAGGCGGATCCGACAACCACGGGGCCCGCCTGGCACTATGCGGTGACGCTGCAAGTGTTGGCCGTGGAGGCGGAAGATTGGGTGGATGTGGAACCACAACCGGCGACGGATGCGCTGGCCCAGGAATCCAACGGGTCGGAAGTGGTGAGCCGATCGCCCGATGAATTCTCCCCGTCCCATGGCATGAATGGTGCTGAGGGGGCCGTTGAAGAGGTCATGCCGGAGCTAGTGGCGGAAGCGAACGCAGCGAACGGGCTGGCCGATTCGATCGCCCCGAAAATTCCCCAGGCCACGGAGCCAGAGCCTATCACTTCAGAAATCGCTTCAGGAATCGCTTCAGAAGTTGCTCCAGAAATTACCCCAGAGAGCACCCCGAAAAACACTCCAGAAATTACCCCAGCAATTGCCCCAGAGCCAGCCTCGGCCAAGCCCCCATCGATTCCTCTGCCGGCCTTACCGCCCACGGAACCCTTCACGCCCCCGATCGAGCGGTTGATTCAAGTGGAAGACGATCGCCTGTTGCGCATTGCCGATCGCCTGTTGCAGCAAATGGTGGAACCGGCGGAACCGGATCCCATGGAAGCGATCGACCCGCTGGTGGCCGCCAGCCAGCTTCCTCCCTTGCACTTACGACTCGATCGCACCACCTACATCACCGCTTGGGGCGATCAGTTGGTGTTGCAAGGCAGCTTGGATTGGGCCGAACCAACCAAGGCTCCCATGCTGGCTCAACTGCCGCCCACCTTGGAATGGCGGGTAACCCTGCGCGATCCCAACAGTCAGCGGGTGTTGGTGCGGTTGCGCCAGCCGATCGCCGGGTCGCGCTGGAGCCGGCCAAGCGATCGACCCTTGCCGGGTCAGTTCACCTGCACCGTGGAATTGCCCCTGGAAGCCAGCACCTTTTTGATGTTGGGCGAGCTGGCTTTGTATCCCCACAGTTTGCCCAGCGCCGAACCCCTTACCAGCCAGGCCTTCGCGGTAGCCGCCGATGCCGATGCCCTGTTGCGGGCGATCGAGCCGGATTTTCGCCCAGAGGATTGCACAGAGGACGATCGGGCCCCGGCCGCGTTGCCGCACGAATCCCTGCCGTTTCGGCCCAATGCCCAAGCCCCCGCCAAAAAGAGCTTGGATCTGAAGCTGCTGAACTTTGTGCAACCGGCGAAAGCGCCCATGTTGCCATCGATGTCGCCGTCCATGTCGCCGTCCATGGACTCCGCGCCGTCCATGCCCGAGGTTGCCCCCGCCCCGATCGCCGGTGTTGAGTTGCCGGAAGCTGCCATTTTGCAAGGGTTGCCCCCCGCTGCGCCAATTCCCACCGCCAACGGCCCGGCCCCTTGGGCGATCGACCCCTTACCCAGTGAGCCTTCACCTTTTGACGCGCTGCCCAAGGGTCACCGGTTCTGGTCAAGGCTCACGGCCTTGGCTGATGACCAAGATTTACGGGCCTGGATGCGGGCCCGAGGAGAGGGAGTTGCGCCCGCCCCGGAGCCACCGGATCCCGATGCGGACTGGACGGCCGGTGAAGTGCTGGTGGATGACCTGTTGCCGCTGCAAAACGGATCCAATGGCTGGCCTGTTCAGGCCAGCCCACCGCCGCCGCCGCCCGCCGAGGCCACCTTGCCACCCACGATGCCGATTCCACAGCCCACGATCGAGCTGTTGACCCATCCCCTGGTGGCGGAAACCACGGCCACCTTGCGGTTGCGAGTGACGGAGGTGCCCTCACGACTCTGCATTAAGGTTTGGACGAGCGATCGACAAACGCGCCAAATCTTGGAACCACCGCGCTGGCTGTTGGAATTGCCCCCCAATGGCCTGGGGGAATTGGAAACCCGTGTCACCTTGACCGTGCCGGCCCTGGTGGCGGAACTGAGCATTGAGGCGGTGGTGATGGAGTTGGCAACCCACCGCGAAAGCCGCAAGGCGGTGATTGTTGCACCCGTGTTGCCCCCCGAGGCCCATCCCGATCGCCCCACATTGGATCCATTGGCGATCAACAACCTGTTTGAGGCCCTGTCGCCCTCCCGTTGGGATTAGGGCGGCATTGAGCCTCCGGTCAAGGATCCAAAACCCAATCACAGGGCATGTTGGGGGCGATCGGCTCCCCGCGTTGATTCAAGCCTTGGTTCAAGCCTTGGTTCAAGCCTTGATTCGCTTGTTTGTTAAAAATCTTTAGCAACCCCACGCCACACCGGAGGCCAGCTCGTACAGTTAATGGGAAATCCTCTGAATTCGATTAAGAATAAGGATCTTTTCCCATGGCAGCCTCTTTTCTTCCTTCGATTTTCGTGCCGATTGTTGGCTGGGTATTTCCTGCTGTAACAATGGCCCTGCTGTTCCTGTATATCGAAAGCGACGCTTAACAAAAAATCGCAAGCGAAGCTGTGCGTAGCCTGCCAAATTCCCCGATCACGGCCCTGAATCACAGCGAGGGCAATGACTGGGGAGATTGCAGTTTGCCTTCTCCTTGAATCGAGTTGATTAAATCCAGACCGCTGGCTGTCTAAGATAGTTAGCGGTTTTTTGCGGGCGAACAGCGCCTGAAGATCATGAGCGATCGGGTGGCGACGGCACGGTTAATTGAAGTTTTTTCAGCAATCCAGGGTGAAGGGCCGATCGTGGGCACGCGGCAACTGTTCATCCGGCTTGCCCAATGCGATTTGCGCTGTGACTATTGCGATAGCGATCGCACCTGGGTGGCTCCCGATCATTGCGACATTGAGCAAACCCCTGGCCTACGGGATTTTGTGACTGTTGCCAACCCCGTGAGCCAATCGCAGCTCCTGGACTGGGTGCAACAGCTCGATCGCCCCCATCTACACGACAGCATCAGCATCACGGGGGGTGAACCCCTGTTGCACAGTCGTTTTTTGCAAGATTTCTTACCAGCCTTGAAGACCGTTTCCAGCCTGCCGGTTTATTTGGAAACCGGGGGCCATCGGCCACAGCAGTTGGAACCCCTCTTGCCTTGGCTGGATTGGATTGGCATGGATTTGAAGCTGCCCAGTGTCAGCGGCGAAACCCACTGGGAGGCCCATGGGGAGTTTTTGCGGTTGGCGGTGGCAGCGCAAAAGTGGGTGTTTGTGAAAGCGATTGTTTCCGAAGCAACCACGCTGGCGGATCTGACTCGATCGGCTGAGTTGGTGGCGGCGATCGATCCCCATTTGGTTTACGTGATGCAACCCGTTTCGCCCTTGCCCGCACCGATTAAGCCCGATCGCCAACCCCCGCAAGCGCCCCAGCCCGAACAAGTGTTGGCCTGGCAACAACACCTGAAACAGTGGTTACCGCAGGTGATTGTGATTCCACAAACCCACAAGGCGATCGGGCAACTTTGACCGGGCCCTAATCGGGAATTTTGAGGGATAGCTCGTAGACCGATCGCTTGGGCAGGTTCAGTTGGCCGGCAATCTCGCGGCTGGCGGCCGATCGGCTCATCCCTTGGGTCATTCGATCGGCCAGAGCGGCGATAATCTCCGCTTCCGTGGGTTGGTGGGCCACCGGGAGCACTCCGCCCAAAATGAGCACAAATTCCCCCTTAATGGGACAGGCGGGATTCTCGGGAGTCCAAGTGGCGATCGCCTCCGAGAGGGAACCACGCCAAAACTGTTCGTAGCGCTTGGTCAGTTCCCGGGCGATCGCGATCGGTCGTTGGTCGCCGCCGTGGTTGGCCAGGTCTTGCAGGGTTTCCCGCAGGCGGTGGGGCGCTTCGTAAAGAATCACGGTGCGGGCCTCTTGGGCCAGTTGAGCCAGTCGATCGCGCCGTTCTTTGCCCTTGGTGGGTAAAAATCCTTCAAAACAAAAGCGATCGGTGGGTAAGCCGGAGCCAATTAGCCCCGCGATCGCCGCGCAGGCTCCCGGCACTGGCACAACGGACAACCCCGCCGCCCCGCAAGCCGCCACCAATGGCACGCCCGGATCGGAAATGCCCGGCGTACCTGCATCGCTGACTAGGGCGATCGCCTGGCCCGCCCGCAGTCGATCGAGAATTTCGGGAATCCGTTTGGTCTGGTTGTGTTCGTGATAGCTCAGTTGGGGCTTGCTGATTTGGAAGTGGGCTAGCAGCTTGCCCGTGTGCCGGGTGTCTTCCGCCGCGATCGCATCCACGGCCTGCAAAATTCGCAAAGCTCGGTAGCTGATATCTTCCAAATTCCCGATCGGGGTGGCTACCAAATACAGGGTTCCCGGCTGCACTGTTGTGACTTCGCCCACGGTGGTCGGCGCTGGGGAAGGCGTTGCCGTCATCTGCCGAACCTCCCCCTAGATTAAAAAGCGATCGAGCGCCGCTTTCAGTTCCGCCAATTCCGCGTCAATGTTGCCCTCGCGTGCTGCTCGCACAATGCACTCATTCAGGTGCTCATCCAAAATGGCCCGCGCCACCCGATCGATCGCACCGCGCACCGCCGCCAACTGAATCAACACATCGGGGCAATCTCGCCCATCCTGCACCATGGCCTTGATGCCGCGCACATGGCCTTCAATCCGCGACAGACGATTCACAATTTTGCGAATCGCTTCCGGGTTGTGGGCGTGGCTGTGGCTATGGGACGGGCCATGGCTATGGCCGTGAGCATGGCTGGGAGCGGGATTGGAGTCGAGATGCTGGGCAGAGCTGGGGGCGGGCTGATGGGACTGGTCGGAATCGGCGGCAGGGTGAGGGTGATTGTCGGGTTGTGCAGGGTCGTGATCAGGACGATTCAAGGGATGGAACGCAGCCAGATTCAAAGGGGCAGTTTGGATTCTAACGCGATGGCTCCGGGTTTCCGAGCGATCGCACCGCTTCGAGGGCCCCGTGAGCAATTTGGGGCAGAATACTGCGATCGCGATCGCCCAAAGGCGCATCGATCGCCACCACCAGCCCAAAGGGCCGCCCATCCACCGGCTCCACATAGGCACAATCCCACCGCACCCGGCTCATCCACCCCGCCTTAGACCACAGGCGCGTGGTGGGGGGCAACCCTTCCCCCAAAAAACCGGTGACTTGGTTGTAATCCGGATCCAAGCTGGCCACGGTGGCCGGATCGAGCGATCGCGCCAGGAGGTTCATCAGCATTTGCGATCGCGCCGCCGAAACCGCCACCCCACCCGCGATCGCGTGGAGCAGCCGCGCCACCGCATCCGTCGTTAAATAATTGCGATTGCTGTAGTCTGCCGCCAAAAAGACTCGCTCGCGGCCATAGGGCCCATCACCCCAAGTTTTTTGGCAAACATTAATGGTTTGGAACTCTTCCCAACCAAACGATTGCAAATAGCGATTCACGATTTGTCGTTGCTGTTGCCAGGTTTCAAAGGGGCCCGCTGGCAACTCCGGGCCGCTGGTGGTTCCCGACAACACATCCACCAAATAGCTCGTGGCATCGTTGCTGGAATTGACGATCGCATCATGCAGGGCCCGATCGACCTCTTCCGTGGGCGAAATCATGCCCTTTTCCAACCATTCCTGCACGGCCACCGCATAAAACAGCTTGACCACGCTGGCCGGATAAATGCGCTCCACACCTCGATAGCTGAACCCACGTACCGGATGGGCCCAAAAATCCGCCGGAGCCAGGGCCCCACCCGTGTTCACCATGTAGGGCGGATCGTAAACCCACCAGGTCAGGGCCAATTGGTTGCGGGCTAACAGCGGATATTGGATCCATAGCCGATCGAGCAGTTGTTTTCCCAACCGCTCCAGTTCCCCATCCTGTTGGTAAAAAATCATGCCTACGGTGTTTGGCGTGAACCCAACGATTCTCGCCTATGCTTGGGGCGATCGTCCTTGTTTGCACCGGAGACCTTCCATGACCTCGATCGCCCTCGATCGCGTGCTGGCTGACTTGGGCCAACCGATTCCCGATCGCCCGGAGTATCGCTGCACCGAACCCCTAGACCTCTTCACCCGGCCCGACGGGGAAGAACTGAGCACCCAGGTGGCTCCCGGGCGACAACTGTGGTTT
The DNA window shown above is from Limnothrix sp. FACHB-406 and carries:
- the aroA gene encoding 3-phosphoshikimate 1-carboxyvinyltransferase — protein: MLHPIVTSEFVNARQRLILSPTAEGCPLVGRVRIPGDKSISHRALMLGALAEGETTIEGLLLGEDPRSTAACFRALGAEISELNTDRVTVRGIGIGNLQEPIGVLDAGNSGTTLRLMLGILASHPDRFFTITGDDSLRSRPMGRVVKPLTLMGAQIWGRRDNTLAPLAVRGQALQPIHYQSPIASAQVKSCILLAGLMTEGQTTVSEPALSRDHSERMLRAFGAEVIVDPDTISATVVGPAKLHGQRVIVPGDISSAAFWLVAAAIVPGSDLTIENVGINPTRTGILDVLHQMGANITLENERDAAGEPVADLRVRYGPLNGCEISGALIPRLVDEIPILAVAATVAQGKTVIRDAEELRVKESDRLAVMAAALQKMGAQVTEQPDGLEIAGPVQLRGADVDSHTDHRIAMSLAIAALVAQGTTTIDRAEAAAISYPDFVPTLERLTQG
- a CDS encoding ABC transporter ATP-binding protein: MLRIERLTKSYDDRPVLRGLSLSLRPGEIYGLLGPNGAGKSTTINILGRLLVADGGELWLGDRPLAQAPRHWLGIAPQDNLLYKSLTCAENLDFFASLYGLRQSERRSRLAQCLAWVGLTDRADSPVETLSGGMQRRLNVAIALVHRPKLVILDEPTAGLDLEARYDLWAMIRDLKKQGLTVLLTTHLLEEAERLCDRIGILSQGAIALEGTLAELRSTIPAAELVRVTTADRAGTIERVEQLGWPWREAGGELVLWLPESLSLPELLERLAGLPIDGLARQPVGLEAVYLEITRRSLAVGARSNSA
- a CDS encoding radical SAM protein; translation: MADFTALPEFPARSPAPPSGAAFGTAQVYQTQARSLLMPASGFIGAYDFTLNPYQGCQYACTYCYAAAFSPTARWRDNWGNWVVVKTNAVAVLEKELERWFRHHDQPPSIYMSTSTDPYQPIEAKTQLTRALLATLLPYQPTLVIQTRSPAIVRDLDLLQRFQRLRINMSIPTGSETVRRVFEERSPSITSRFQALQHFRYGIALSPDHDVYIPKLSVTLTPLLPTEPADLPRLVQRLAIADRVVLQPFHPDRGNRMRQASTRPIATALKQRFAWWYDCEEKHYELLKNDILRLIAEGQYDLELCERQAGFGYD
- a CDS encoding phosphoribosyltransferase family protein; the encoded protein is MTFIDKLHRATQSRGSLLCLSLDPSSDFLEAAVADIAAGVDRPLTALGDWLRTMVAQTADLVCAYKVAIDPYLLFGAAGLALLEDLLRHRIPAELPVILDAKHADWINSGLFARTAFDRWQVDAVTIVPFSGQDHAAPFLLQADRALFALCYTENPSARVLQDPAPEAEPRYLSLAREVQTWGIPSQMGLELEAADPEILRRLRAVAPEAPILLRGAWSGAGLATVDYSQDLDAATGDRLDANLRQTLQAGLAADGDGLIVLVPRAALSHPEPRRQIMQLRDRLTQAQTAVCGPIAEACPLWLPAPASTNTSAHPHAELIVQLFDLGCILFGDYVQASGATFPYYVDLRQIISNPQVFHKILLAYADRVAPLTFDRLAGIPYGSLPTATGLALHLNRPMIFPRKEVKAHGTQRVVEGNFTPGETAVVVDDILISGKSAIEGIGKLESVGLRVTDLVVFIDHNTGAKERLAAKGYRSHAVLTLGEIADTLFAANKIAEPQYTALKAIDHA
- the psaI gene encoding photosystem I reaction center subunit VIII; this encodes MAASFLPSIFVPIVGWVFPAVTMALLFLYIESDA
- a CDS encoding 7-carboxy-7-deazaguanine synthase QueE; its protein translation is MSDRVATARLIEVFSAIQGEGPIVGTRQLFIRLAQCDLRCDYCDSDRTWVAPDHCDIEQTPGLRDFVTVANPVSQSQLLDWVQQLDRPHLHDSISITGGEPLLHSRFLQDFLPALKTVSSLPVYLETGGHRPQQLEPLLPWLDWIGMDLKLPSVSGETHWEAHGEFLRLAVAAQKWVFVKAIVSEATTLADLTRSAELVAAIDPHLVYVMQPVSPLPAPIKPDRQPPQAPQPEQVLAWQQHLKQWLPQVIVIPQTHKAIGQL